CAAATATATGAATTTGCGTTAGATTTAGTGGTAATAGTGGTTTTACATGAaacaataatatattaaaataatatattaaagGTATAAAGAATGTTTGCGACTGTTTACAACTTTTACTGTGTATTTCAGGTCATGTAGTATTAcgtttgtaatatttgtatgtaATTGTGAGCACAAACCTTTCTTTGCTATTTGCAGAAATGGGAAATAGTATGTTTTGTACACCAGATAATGATTATAATATTGTTGAATAAGAAGACTTtatattgtttttgtattgtttcATACATGCTAGCAACTATTTGATAGTTTGGTCAAATATGTAAAACTATGCTTTGGACTGAATGTACAACTTCTTCTCCACTGTTCTCTGTTCCTTTCCAACCACCCAAGAGAGACTGTACACACTGGACATGTTTACTGGTATGCTGTGTATTCTGTACACAATACCAATCTGTTCCTCCCAGTAATATTTGGGGATTGTGAAGTAAACAAAGATGTATCTGTAGGACATCATTGATACAAAAGTAGATAAAAGGTAGTGAAAGTATTTGGTAAATAGTGTGTGGTCTTAACTCTGGGGTGAGTGGGTTACAAAATATACTACTCAGAGAATCAGTAGTTAAAAGTAGTAGTTTTATTTTATACAGTCCCATTAATACTGCACTTCTTGTCTTTATGTGAGTGATGATGTCGCATTGATGACGGTGTAAAATACTTTTTCCAAAGAACAATGAGTGCTTTGCTGTATCCAAGACACTCCTTTTGATGGTGACAAATTCCAACTTGGTTGGGGAGGAAAATACCATACCAGGTGTGCCAACAATGCATATATACCTGTGTTACAGGTTTCCACATGATCTACTGTCTCAAAGAAAGATGGATTATGTATACAGCACATTTGGTCCATAGACCAGTTCAACTAAATGTCAACAATTTCTTTTTTATCAATCATGCTTATGTGTTCTTGATGCCAATCCAACAATAGCCTGATACCAGCAACTAAAATATAGGATTTTCATATTCTGGTCTACACACCTAACCCCTCTGTGATCGACCCTAGTCTCACACTGACACGTTTTTTAAAGAGCTCATCCTTCCCAAGTTCCTATAGCCAAACTATGAGCTCATATAGTAGATTACCATTTCAATTTGAGAGCTTTCTCAGAAGATTCCTTTCCTGAAACTATGGCAACATATGTCAACACGTTCTAGTCATTATCGGCGACCAGTCTACTGCCACAGGAATAGCACATGATGCAGAGATGCACACTATGGACACTGAAACACCTTAACATGGCGTGACTTATCTTGCTTAGGTGGAGTTATAAAACCAACTGACTTCTGTGGTCATGAGTCTTATGTAAGCGATGCAACTAAACAGGTATGGTGGGTAAATTCAGATCACCATGCCAAGTTTCTGGTTCATACCACGTCAatccgtgcgtgtccactacagcagaGCGGGCGGCGCGTCGGCGCCGGCTTCCAATTCATGTTCAAGGAAACTGGAAGTtgacgctcccacaatgccctacgcgagcgtcaacgcccgttttcactgaaaatgaattggaagccgccgCTCCGTGCCGCTCCGCGCCTGTGTAGTGGACACGTACAGTAAGACATCTAGCCATAGATATGTTTAAAGGCCTATAGGTATATCTATGCATCTAGCCTTTATCTAGCCTCTACAAAGCGTTAACtatgtaaccatagctatgaatataacggtaaaatgattctgtttacgtcacgcgaaccttgagcacaggcgactgtttgccgaagtataaatgcagcagcctgagcgacacttttttttatttcgtcggcgaccatttcaaaagtgtcagcGACATAAGTAGGCTCAAGGCCTACggcggagtctagaacgtccgcacatggcggccatcttgctacagtcaatTCGCAAATTTATGAATAGAAAACctctcttttttatattttacaaAGAATTTGAATTATACATTCAAACCATATTGAATTCCCTTAATAAGAAAGCTGTCAAAACAATGAATGTCTGTTGTCTTTATAAGGTTTTTGTATGATTTGTGCTATGCTGTACCCCCCTTGCAttcttgtatgtgtttgtatactCAATAATTGATTGTATTTCCCGCGCTTATGCAATTATTATAAATttttatgaaaaaaaaacatgcatcgagaggcggctgacttgaagcagtttATGTCGGTTATAATTTGTGTCCAACTTGAGACAGCGCCAACACCACGTCATTGTGACGTATGTCGTCAAAGTACTGTGAAGGCGATTCGAGAGCTCTATGAAATTGTGTTATTGTGTGAAATAGGAAGAGCAGCCTAAGGTATATTCCTAATTCTGACTATAATTTTTGTATTCataattttaatattttaaaatatatttaatggTAGCCTAAGGGAAAAGTTCAGAGGTAATGGTGTCTCTTTATTATTTAGTTTAAATTACATCTTATTTCCTTAAACTCATGGTCAGCTatataaagtagcctatatgcaTTTATGTTATCATACCATAAagcagtaagtcgctctggataagagtgtctgctaaatgactaaatgtaaatgtaaatgtaagcaacATGGACCTTCACCATGTTAACCATTGCTTGAGGTGTTGCCTTAATAAATTGTAAAATGTACTtttgtatgtatatttttttgtagTGGTGTATGTAGTTGGTAAGTAAATGCATTGctagtgctagtgtgtgtgtgtgtgtgtgtgtgtgtgtgtgtgtgtgtgtgtgtgggggggggggggggggtggtgtgtcCTTTGATAATTTAGAGCCTGAttcaatataaaatatacaattcAGTCTAACTCACACATTGATAAACTTAAAGTTTTGATAGGGTTTACTTTGTCATGATGGTTTTCTGGAAAGTCCCTGCCTTAACTATTCATGCATTCATTCATGCAGCCCTTATGGAGATGACCTTATGAGTTTGAATGAACTAGTTGATTGCGTGCGTTTGATGCTGTCAGTTTCAGCTGATGGCTTGACAGATTGTCCCATGTCCCCCTGTCTAAACTAGGCTTTGAATCTTGTTTAATTTGCTTCTAACTTTTTTCCAGTGACCTGTTGTTACGGCCACGTGTTGTGTTCTTTGTTTGTCACTTCCCTTCCCTTTTCTGTAGCTCTGCCCAGGTTGTGTCCCCCATGATTGCCAGATGAGATGCACCTGGCCAGGGGATCAAGCAGCAGATAAAGACTCCAGTTTCCTGCTGCAAGAGAGTGGCTTCTAGCTTGGGAACTGGTCTTGCTGCTTCTTAGCCTGGGAGTTTGTTGTACCGCAATGTTTGTTAAATtatgttgtattaataaatcCCATGGATTTGGTACTTTTTAAAGGTGTTTCAATTAGGTGTTTTGGGTCAGTGGCGGAATGTTGCTCGTCCCATGGGGCCACTAGAGTTGGGGCGTAACACCTGTGATTTCCGTAATGGTGCAAGTAGGATGTACATTATATCCAATTCAGGAACAAGTGGCCCCACCCAGGAGAAATGTCATTGACTAAATTTAACTGGCTTCAGTTACTAGCCTGAACTACTAGCTGCGCCATAAGAAATCATGAGTAACACTGTAAGTGAATATTAATTATATTCTTATTAGTGCTTTAGGTGTTTACACAGGTTTTGTTTTAATTGTTAAATGTTGGTTCAGATGCTGAGATGTTTATTTATGTTATTATAGGGACAGGATCGTTTAGAAAGGTAAGTATCTTCattttgaataaaaaatatttaaaacttAACTGTCAATAGTTTTTGGTGTCAGTTTGACTGGCATGAATCATTTTAAAATGTGCTAAATTATAATTGTTCATAATCTTTCTACAAAAATTGATTAATAGCGTAAGTTTGTGCTAATGCTAACATGGCTAACAACAAGGTTATTGTTTTGAATATATTGTGTATTTTTCCGTAACGTTGTTTTTGATTGTTTGTTGCTTTTTTATGCATTTAGGCAAATAAAATATAGGGAAAGAATTCTAAAAAATGATAACAATTTGAAGTTATCAGGAACACTATTCATAATAAATCTCATACAACTCTGGAGGGATAATCAAAACATAAAACTCAACGTAGAGGAGGTATGCCTGATTTTATTATGTGTCGCATAAGCATGTTGGTGAATGTGTTGAATTTGTGTAGGTTAGAGTTGAGTTGGGTTTGTGGGCACTGATTTCAAACTAAGTCCGACAAAACCATAACTTAATAAAGCGGGTTTCTGTACTGTAGAAACAAAGCCTGTTGCTGTCTTAAAAAACTTAAATCCCACCATTTGATTCCAAGGGCACCAACTCCTATGACCCGACTGTTGCAATTGAATCCCTGTAATTTATGGAAACGgcctgctagctagctgtttTTAGCCTATCTGTGACAATGTTGCCCACTGTAGGTTCAACCATTACACAGATATTCCAGTCTGCATCACTACACGTGACTTGCATAAAATAGGCTATCGATCTAATATTAATAGTCCTCTTTCTTGATAAGATGCTGCATGGCATCTTTTTCTTAGGTCACattcatgaaaaaaaaattctgccAGACGACTTCATTACAACTGATGAAAATCGAACCACACTGAAGACACATTTTCCATCTGCcttcaaaatgtacagtacAACGCCTCCCAAACAAACACCGTTTTCCAAACTTCTAGATGTGGTAAGTCCAGAATTTGTATGAAACTCAACCCACATTCACGCTGTATacttaaacaaataaatacatgtatataaAAACATCTTAATGGAATATTGTTTGTAGATTGATGGAAAATCATTTATTCAATGTCATATTTACAGGCTATAACCTACAGTAAAATGTTGAAAAAGTATAGGAGTCTGGTACTAAGATGCATTGTAACCATTCCTAATAGGTTTGATGTTACTATAACAGCAGAGGTTTAAGACAGGGTTTACTGTGTGAGGAATATATCAAATTTAGAGTTGTCTAATAAACTGAAGTgtcaataattttttttgtgATAAGTGACCGTATCTGTGAAGCAGGATAGCAAGTGATTGAATGTGTTGTTGAAACAAGAACATAATTGTCTAAGTACAGTATTGCATACTCTGTGGTCCAAAAGGGTGTAAATTGTGTTGTTTTGATGCAGGCTGTCAAAATTGGATACAAAGATGAAACTGAAATCAGAACATTTGCTTGGACATTTCTTAGAAAACTGAACCCACCGTTTTCCCTAAAGGGTGAAACATTGGACTACCTCACTATGGAACCCAATGTAATTGCTGTCTGTTACATGGAGACCCAAGGGGAAGAACCCGTGAAACACTATGGTCCATCTCTGTCTTTCAGAAAAGACATTTCAAAGAATCTCATGATTAA
This genomic window from Hypomesus transpacificus isolate Combined female chromosome 4, fHypTra1, whole genome shotgun sequence contains:
- the LOC124467007 gene encoding uncharacterized protein LOC124467007; protein product: MSNTGQDRLERQIKYRERILKNDNNLKLSGTLFIINLIQLWRDNQNIKLNVEEMLHGIFFLGHIHEKKILPDDFITTDENRTTLKTHFPSAFKMYSTTPPKQTPFSKLLDVAVKIGYKDETEIRTFAWTFLRKLNPPFSLKGETLDYLTMEPNVIAVCYMETQGEEPVKHYGPSLSFRKDISKNLMINWLCLEVWHEYVAYAVLSHRYGTPHSINFPETVQCQAFIRKQNIYTGEHVPKDPCRRCGDLFSLPTTGPIVSTPYGNCAETECYSKLLKSGDAINVVDSIRQDLEREGRERYHQEWTDLQTKAKRDYQKGWDVIRKRWEKASVSSKYMNLR